A stretch of DNA from Brevibacillus ruminantium:
GAAAACCTCGCAACGTTGACTGATGCACTGAACCGTGCGAAACCGGCTGCAGCGAAAGGCGTTTACATGAAAAATGTATCCATCAGCTCCACTATGGGACCTGGTGTGCGCGTAGCTGTAAAATAATGATAGTTGACTTCCTGTGTGGAAGTTGATAAGATAGTTGCTGTTGATGAAAAGAATATGCCATGCCGTAGACAGAAGGTGCAGCGCTGTAAGGCCCTGCTTAATATCCCTCCGAGGCGTGTAATGAAACGGATAGAGGATCTGTTTAAGATCTTTGACCATACACATTATGCCCTCGTATGAATCTGCGAGGGCATTCTCTTTTTTCAGGAAAGAGCACGGGAGGTGTAACCATTGGCAGAAATTCGTCCAACCGTTATTCGTGAAGAGAAAGTACAAGCGGTGAATGAAATCGCTACGAAACTGCGTACTAGCCAGACTACTGTAGTAGCTGACTACCGCGGCCTGAACGTAGCGCAAGTAACCGAACTGCGTAAACAACTGCGCGAAGCAGGAATTGAATTCGTAGTTTTGAAAAACACACTGACTCGACTCGCAACAGCGAAGGAGAACCTGACTGAGCTGGATCAGTATCTGACTGGCCCGAACGCGATCGCGTTCTCCGCTGACGATGTAATCGCTCCGGCGAAAATCATCGCTGAATTTGCGAAGAAAAACGATAAGCTGGAAATCAAAGGTGGCGTAATCGAAGGAAAAGTAGTGGGCGCTGATGAAATCAAAGCGCTGGCAGCACTGCCTTCCCGCGAAGGTCTCCTGTCCATGCTTCTCAGTGTACTGCAAGCTCCAGTTCGCAACTTCGCACTGGCAGTCAAAGCAGTTTC
This window harbors:
- the rplJ gene encoding 50S ribosomal protein L10 yields the protein MAEIRPTVIREEKVQAVNEIATKLRTSQTTVVADYRGLNVAQVTELRKQLREAGIEFVVLKNTLTRLATAKENLTELDQYLTGPNAIAFSADDVIAPAKIIAEFAKKNDKLEIKGGVIEGKVVGADEIKALAALPSREGLLSMLLSVLQAPVRNFALAVKAVSEQKEGQGA